The sequence GCGCGATGAGATGAGATCGGGAATTTTCCGCGCGATCGCTCGCGCCCGTTGGCGTTGCCGCAAACGCCAGATGGCGCGCGTATCTTCGTCAAAAGCATCGAGGAAGAGCACGGTATTTCCTTTATTGGGAATTTTCCGAATGTGCTCATCCGCTTTCGGGATCCCCCAACGGCACCAAGGCCAAATCGAAGCGCTGGCGTCGGCGCCAATGCCGCCAGTGGTCGGCGTAGTAGTTCAAGACAAAAGAAGTTTTGCCCATGCCGGAATCGGCCAAAAGAATCGCGTACTTGTAATCGTTGGGCGAGGCGAGAATGCGATCCACCGCGTGAAAGAGATTTTCCTGCACCGGCGCGAGCAGCCAGCTCTCTTCGCCGCCGGCAGGATCGAGATGTTGGCAGTTGGGCCGGATGTAGCAGGTGGTGGCGCGAACGATATCCTCGCGCGTATAAATCTCCGCACCCTGGCGTTTACGAAACGAGCGCCAGTCCCGCCAAGTTCGCCACCACGGGTAAACTTTGGTGATGGTCTCATAAAGCCCGCCAATGATGCCGAACAAGCCGCCAATTAATTGAACCAACTTGAGCGGATCGGATAAAAGATTCTGCATTTGGGTAGAATCAGGTAGCATTAAAATTCATTTCACCTTCGGCCCGGCGGCGCGAACTTCCTCTGTCACATCATTGGCGAATTGCTCGAAATTTTTGTGAAACAATCCGGCGAGATGCCTGGCTCTCTCGTCGTAAGCGTTGCCATCCTTCCACGTGTTGCGCGGCTTGAGCACTTCGTTCGGTACGTTCGGGCAGTTCTCCGGAATGTGCAGGCCGAAGATGGGATCGGCCTCGGTCGCAACTTTATTCAAGCTGCCGTTCAACGCGGCGTGTACCATCGCGCGGGTGTAGGCGATTTTCATGCGGCTGCCCTCGCCAAACGGGCCGCCGGTCCAGCCGGTGTTCACCAGCCAGCAGTTCGCTTTGTGTTGGGCGATTTTCTCTTTGAGCATTTTGGCGTACACCGTCGGATGCAGCGCCATGAACGGCGCGCCGAAGCACGTGCTGAACGTGGCTTGCGGCTCTTTGCCGAGGCCCTTCTCCGTGCCGGCCACTTTCGCGGTGTAGCCGGAGAGAAAATGATACATCGCCTGCTCCGGCGTCAGCTTCGCAATCGGCGGCATCACGCCAAAGGCATCGGCAGTGAGCATGACGATGTTTTTCGGATGGCCGCCCATGCCGGTTGGTTCGGCATTCGGAATGTAATCGATCGGGTAGGCACCGCGAGTGTTTTCGGTCAGCGAAGCGTCATCGAGATCGAGCCGCCGCGTGACTGGATCAATCGTCACATTTTCCAAAATGGTGCCGAAGCGCCGCGTGGTTTCGTAAATCTGCGGCTCCGCCTCTTTGGAAAGCCGAATTACTTTGGCGTAGCAGCCGCCCTCGAAATTGAACACGCCGTGATCGCTCCAGCCGTGCTCGTCGTCGCCGATGAGCCGGCGCTCCGGATCCGCCGACAGCGTGGTCTTGCCGGTTCCGGAAAGGCCGAAGAACAGCGCCGTGTCGCCGTTCGGGCCGATGTTCGCCGAGCAGTGCATCGACATCACATCGCGCAGCGGCAAAATATAATTGAGAATCGTGAAAATGGATTTTTTGATTTCACCGGCATAGCTGGTGCCGCCGATCAAAACCAGCTTGCGGCCAAAGTTGACGAGAATAAAAACCTCGGAATTGGTGCCGTCGGTTTCAGGTACGGCGTGAAAGCGCGGCACGTTGATCACGGTAAATTCCGGCTTGTGTTCGGCCAACTCCTCCGGTTTTGCCGGAATAAACATGGTGCGCGCAAAGAGATTGTGCCAGGCGGTTTCGGTGATAATGCGAATCGGCAGGCGATAGCGCGGATCGGCGCCGGCAAAACAATCCTGCACGAAGATATCCTTCCCTTGCAAATACGAAATGGCGCGTTGATACAAGTTTTCAAATTTTTCCGCATCGAACGGCCGGTTGACTTTGCCCCACCAAATGTGCCCTTCACTCGACGGCTCCTTGACGATGTATTTGTCATTCGGCGAGCGCCCGGTGTGATGGCCGGTGCGCACCACCAACGGCCCGAGATGCGCGATCATGCCCTCGCGCCGGCGCATCGCCTCTTCGTACAACGCCGGCGTGCTGAGATTCCAATATTCGACGTTGGTGTTTTTAATGCCGTGAATGTCCAACCCGTGTTTGCTCATCGATGCTGTTGACGGTGGCATAATATCCTCCTCTGCGCTGTTTTGTAAATGAACGGCTGTTTGAGGACGACGCTTGCTTGAACTCAAATTCAGTGATGACCGTATATAATATTCATTTTCGTGAAAAAAGCAAATGAAAATTACACAGAATCTTTGTATCTTTTGAACGTAGAGGATTTCTGCAACGAGAACAACGCATCAAAGATCTTGGAGAGAAAATATGTTTTGGTCATTGTTGATTTGTTTTTCTGCCGTCATCACCCCAATTCAGAAGAACGCCCTGATAATGCCGAATGCTTCGACGCCGATGATCGTGGACTCGGTGCGGCAGGAAGTGCGTGTTCTGGCGACGTATCATCCGGGCAAATTCAGCGGATTTTTGCGGTTCGTGCCCAATTATCATTTGCTGGTTTGGGATGACGGCCGCGCCGCGCGCGAGTCGTTGTTTTCAACACCGGTGCCCGACACAACTTTGATCGCAGCATTCGAGAAGCTTGGCGCGACCGCCGGAAATAATTTGACGATGGAAGCCTGGGATAAACGCAACGACTCGAAGCATCCGGCGCCGCAAACGCGCATTGCCGGAACGCCGGTAGAGATTCTGGTGTGGTGGAAAGGGCTGCCGCAACCGCAGCCGCTGGCTGAATTGCTCGACGACCCTGGTGGCCGCGGTTTGGATTTCCGCTTCGGCGGGAACAAAGATTTAATCAAGCATTGGCATTCGGGGTGTTTGGTGTGCCTGTATTCCTGTCCCGGCTCGAAAGTGGGCAATGCCGCCTATACCGTTCGTGACTATGCAACCGGCGCAACCAAATTCACCCCGCGCCAGGATCGCATGCCGAAATCCAACAGCGAAGTGGCGATCATCTTTCGGCTGCGAAATGGGGAGGGTCGATGATGAGCAAAATCGAATTGCGAAGTGAAAAGGTTGCAGCTTAAAAAGCGACGTTGAAATTCTTCCCAAAATTCTTTTCAAAAAGGTTTCTATTGGCAGATCCGTGTACAAGTGAGATTTTCAAATCATAATCAGACAATCTGGAAAACACCAGTTCCGGCTCAAACGCCGCCTCCGGCGCCAAAGCTCCTGCGGCGAGAAATCTCCCTTGCGCGATCAATTGTGCTGCTACTGCCGCCGGCACACCGGTCCAATATGCCCCGGCTGTGATGCCCCAATCTACATGCGATGGCACCAAAATTTCATAAACCAGCGTTTTGGGTTTTTCGTTTTTGTATCCCGCCACTTCGACCCGAAACGCCTTGAACTCGCTCAATTCTTCCGGCTTCGGCAGGCGCATCAGATGCGCATCGAGAAACTCGCGCGGAGCGAGGTCGAGATTTTTATACGAAAATTTTTCCGGACTCGTGAGCTTCAAGTCAATCAGCGTCTCGACCATGTTGACGAGCCGCGGCGAGAAGGCCACGCGAAAGCTTACATTTTGAATGCCGGGATATTGATAAGGAAGAGTGGCCAACTCGGAATGAATCGAGTAAAACCCTTCAACTTCACCGACGGGTTCGGGCAAAACATAGCGCTCGCGGCCGGAAAGCGGCGGCGCTTCTTTCATCTCGCCGTTTTCAAACACAAACGCATTCATCGTGCATTCATCGAGCACGGTTTTGGCGGAATAGCCAAAACCCTTGCCGCCGCCCCTGGTGCCCGTGCGAATATGAATGTCGGTGACTCGATCAAGCTGCTTTGCGCCCATCGCCGCCGCGACGTTCGTCATCCCCGGCGAGGCGCCCATGCCCAACAGCGCCAGCCGGTTGATCGCTTTGAATTGTTCGTGCAACGCCAATTGTTTTTTGGTGACGTGATACAAACCGCCGAGATCGAGATAATGGCAGCGAGTTTCCAGGCAGGCGTGCATGATGGGCAGATTAAACTCATACAGCGTGAGATTGGCGACAAGATCGATGCCAGTTGTGGCGCGGCGCAGAGATTCGGCGTCCGTGACATCAACCTGAATCGCGCGAACTCTTTTGTCGCCCAACTTCTGCGCCCAGGCTTGCGCGGCTTCGAGATTGATGTCACCGATGATGATTCGATCAAAGATGGGCATTTCAATCAGCGCGCGGGTCGCGGCTTTGCCCATCGCGCCGCAGCCGCCGATGGCGAGGATTTTCATAATGGAAAGTTTTTTAGGTAAACGGATTTAGCGGATTAAGCTGATTGCGGTTGGCTTTGATCCGCAAAATCTGCTCAATCCGCTTACTGCTGTTTTATATATTTTGTCAATTCAGCCGCCACCTCCTCAAACGCCGCCAGATGCGCCTCAATATCTTTCTCCGTGTGCGCCACCGAGATCGTCCATTGCTCCTCGTGGCCGGGCGGATGCGCGATGATGCCGCGATTGAGCATACTGAACCAATACGCCTGCCAATGCGCGCGGTTGATTTGCAGCCAATCGCGATAATTCTTCAGCGGGCGGGACAGGAGGTGGATCATGCCGAGCGCGCCGATATGAACGGCATGTGCCGGCAGTTTATTCGCCGCGATAATGGCGTTGTAACCGGCGGTCAATTTTTTGCTCAACGCGTACAAACGCGGATAAACTTCCGGCGTGAGAATATCGCGCAGCGTCACAAGCCCCGCTGCGAGTGAAAGCGGATTGCCGGCAAAAGTTCCGGCATGATAAAAACCCGCATCACCGACGTGCTGCATGACTTCACGTGTGCCGGCAAAGGCGCCGAGCGGCAACCCGCCGCCAATCGCTTTCGCCAGGCAAATGAGATGCGGCTGCACGCCGTAAAATTCGCAGGCCCCGCCCGGCGCAATTTTCAAACCGGTTTTGACTTCGTCATAAATCAGCAACGCGCCGTTTTCATCGCAAAGATTTTTCAGGGCTGGCAGAAATTCCGGCGCCGGGGTGATGATGCCGGCGTTGCACATCACCGGCTCGATGATCACCGCGGCGATTTGCTGCGGATTTTCACGGAAGCGGATTTTCACCGATTCGATGTTGTTGAAGCTGGCGATCAGCGTGTTTTGCCAAACCGCCGGCGGAATGCCGAACGACGAGGGAATTTGATTCGGATGCATTTCCTCGCCGATTTGCGGCAGTTTCGGCTTGGTGCTGACGAGCAGCGCATCCTGCACGCCGTGGAAAGCGCCTTCAAATTTGATGATTTTTTCCCGCTTCGTATAATGCCGCGCCAATCGCAAAACATGTGAAGTCGACTCGGTTCCGGAATTGGTGAACCGAACCATCTCGACGCGAAAGCGTTTGCAAATTTCCGCGGCGACTTTGGTTTCGAGTTGGTTTGGCGCGCAGTAAAGCGTGCCATGCTCGGCCTGCGCCCGAATTGCTTCAAGAGTCTGAGGATTGGCGTGACCGACGAGCTGGCAGCCAAAGTTCATCGAGTAATCGATGTACTCGTTGCCGTCAACGTCCCACATCCGGCTGCCATGCGCGCGTTGGATAAAAAAGGGATACGGCTCGTAATAGCGAAAATTGCTGGTGACGCCGAGCGGCAGAAGCTCGCGGGCGTTTTCATGAAGCTCATGGGATTTGCGCGTGCGCTGCTTGTAGGTTTCGATTATTTTTTCCTGCCAAGTCATTCTTAATCTCCATTTCTAAAAACGTTTGTAGTAGCCGCGGTCAGGTGCAAATTGTTTGCCTTGCATCAAATATTCAAGCTTTGTGCCTGCAAGGCACCACGACGAACTTCTCGCAGCGTATCTTCGAGCCGGTTTAAAATTTCATCCAGCAATTCGTTCGGAATATTCAACGCCGGTTCGAAGCGCACGGTCTCGGAGTTGCTCATGGTGCCGGCGACGAGCACGCCTTTTTGGAACAGGCGTGAGACCACTTCCCAGCCGAGCCGGGCGTTCTGAAACTGCATGCCGATGAGCAGGCCTTTGCCGCGCACGTCGGCGATGATGTCTTCGTACCGGCGTTTCATGTGACGCATCGCCTCCAGCATGCACTCGCCTTTTCGCGCGGCCTGGCCCGGCAAATCCTCTTCGATGGTGACTTGAATGGCGGCAATGCCGGCGGCACAAGCCAGCGGATTGCCACCGGTGGTTGAAGAATGCACCTGCGGATCTTTTTCAAAAACCGACCAAATCTCCGGCGTTGAAACAAACGCGGCCAGCGGCATCACGCCGCCGCCGAGCGCCTTGCCGAGGCACATAATATCCGGCACGACGTTCCAATGCTCGACCGCGAACATTTTGCCAGTGCGGCCAAGCCCGGTCTGGACTTCGTCGGCGATCAGCAGAATGTTATGCCGGGTGCAAATT is a genomic window of candidate division KSB1 bacterium containing:
- a CDS encoding phosphoenolpyruvate carboxykinase; this translates as MPPSTASMSKHGLDIHGIKNTNVEYWNLSTPALYEEAMRRREGMIAHLGPLVVRTGHHTGRSPNDKYIVKEPSSEGHIWWGKVNRPFDAEKFENLYQRAISYLQGKDIFVQDCFAGADPRYRLPIRIITETAWHNLFARTMFIPAKPEELAEHKPEFTVINVPRFHAVPETDGTNSEVFILVNFGRKLVLIGGTSYAGEIKKSIFTILNYILPLRDVMSMHCSANIGPNGDTALFFGLSGTGKTTLSADPERRLIGDDEHGWSDHGVFNFEGGCYAKVIRLSKEAEPQIYETTRRFGTILENVTIDPVTRRLDLDDASLTENTRGAYPIDYIPNAEPTGMGGHPKNIVMLTADAFGVMPPIAKLTPEQAMYHFLSGYTAKVAGTEKGLGKEPQATFSTCFGAPFMALHPTVYAKMLKEKIAQHKANCWLVNTGWTGGPFGEGSRMKIAYTRAMVHAALNGSLNKVATEADPIFGLHIPENCPNVPNEVLKPRNTWKDGNAYDERARHLAGLFHKNFEQFANDVTEEVRAAGPKVK
- a CDS encoding YdjY domain-containing protein, yielding MFWSLLICFSAVITPIQKNALIMPNASTPMIVDSVRQEVRVLATYHPGKFSGFLRFVPNYHLLVWDDGRAARESLFSTPVPDTTLIAAFEKLGATAGNNLTMEAWDKRNDSKHPAPQTRIAGTPVEILVWWKGLPQPQPLAELLDDPGGRGLDFRFGGNKDLIKHWHSGCLVCLYSCPGSKVGNAAYTVRDYATGATKFTPRQDRMPKSNSEVAIIFRLRNGEGR
- a CDS encoding saccharopine dehydrogenase NADP-binding domain-containing protein, which gives rise to MKILAIGGCGAMGKAATRALIEMPIFDRIIIGDINLEAAQAWAQKLGDKRVRAIQVDVTDAESLRRATTGIDLVANLTLYEFNLPIMHACLETRCHYLDLGGLYHVTKKQLALHEQFKAINRLALLGMGASPGMTNVAAAMGAKQLDRVTDIHIRTGTRGGGKGFGYSAKTVLDECTMNAFVFENGEMKEAPPLSGRERYVLPEPVGEVEGFYSIHSELATLPYQYPGIQNVSFRVAFSPRLVNMVETLIDLKLTSPEKFSYKNLDLAPREFLDAHLMRLPKPEELSEFKAFRVEVAGYKNEKPKTLVYEILVPSHVDWGITAGAYWTGVPAAVAAQLIAQGRFLAAGALAPEAAFEPELVFSRLSDYDLKISLVHGSANRNLFEKNFGKNFNVAF
- a CDS encoding glutamate-1-semialdehyde 2,1-aminomutase, with the translated sequence MTWQEKIIETYKQRTRKSHELHENARELLPLGVTSNFRYYEPYPFFIQRAHGSRMWDVDGNEYIDYSMNFGCQLVGHANPQTLEAIRAQAEHGTLYCAPNQLETKVAAEICKRFRVEMVRFTNSGTESTSHVLRLARHYTKREKIIKFEGAFHGVQDALLVSTKPKLPQIGEEMHPNQIPSSFGIPPAVWQNTLIASFNNIESVKIRFRENPQQIAAVIIEPVMCNAGIITPAPEFLPALKNLCDENGALLIYDEVKTGLKIAPGGACEFYGVQPHLICLAKAIGGGLPLGAFAGTREVMQHVGDAGFYHAGTFAGNPLSLAAGLVTLRDILTPEVYPRLYALSKKLTAGYNAIIAANKLPAHAVHIGALGMIHLLSRPLKNYRDWLQINRAHWQAYWFSMLNRGIIAHPPGHEEQWTISVAHTEKDIEAHLAAFEEVAAELTKYIKQQ